GCTCTCTATCTCTGCAGCCTGTGCCGAGTCGGTAAGGGAACCAGAGGCTTCGGCCACCACAAGGCAGCTCAGGCCATCCCTGCTCATAAAAAAGCCCTGGTCAATCTGCACCGCATACTCGGAGCGCATATGATTAAGCTTCCCGAGCGCCAGGGCGGTAAAACCCAAAGGATCGACCTGCACCTGTCTTTTCATGGCTATTCCGGCAGGACTGTTGAGCAGGGCGAAGGAGTTTCGCAGCCCTTCCTGTATTCCGTCAGGCGAGATTTTGGCGGCCAGCTTTTCAAGATCCTCTTCATTGAACAGTAAAGGCAGGGAAGGCTGAAGGCCGGCAAAGAGGGCAGTCTCATAGCCTTCAGGCAAACGGGACAGCACATAGGAAAAATGTCCGCTTTCCGCCAGCAGATTGCCCAGTTTTTCGGTACTCTTCTGCAGAACCTTTTTGCTGACAGGGCGAGGTATATGCTCCTGGTCGGCGTAAACGGTAATAAATACCCGGTCGACCAATCCCATCTGCTGCAGCATCCTGAGATCTCCCTGAACCGCTTCGCCCGGCAGCAGGTCAAAGGCATCTTCACTCAGCCTGAGGTCTCTGCAAAAAAAAAGGCCCAGGGAAAAGACAAGAAGCATGATGAGCCAGCGCGAAAAGGCAGCGGTTTTACTCATTGTTGCCACAGGTATTGAACAGTAGGTCGGGGGTATCGCCGTTCAAGACATAGGAATGGAAGCTGATGATGGTGCTGTCGCCTCCGGGTTCAACGATTTCCACCTTCTCGGGTTGTTTGCTGATGGTGTTGAAAGCGATGGTCACGGTACCGATATATTCACCGACCGCCTCGTCCTTCGGGGTTATGCGCAGGGAGGTTCCCTTTTTCTCAAGAATATAATGATCCCTTAGACGCGAATAATCACCTCCAAGCCACAGCCACAGCTGCTCTGCCACGGTACGCATAACAGGGTCTGAACCGAGATTGAAATCGACTGGCGCAGCCTTGTCATTGCAGCGCATGCCCTGATCACCGTTGAAGATGAGAACGGACGGAATCGGTGAAGTAAATTCCCAGCGCAGCCGGTCTGGTCGAACGACATTCAGTGAGCCATGAAAAATTACCGGTTCGGAAAAAAGTGCCAGTCTCCTCTCCTGAACGAATTCACTTGAGAAGGAATGGACCTGCGCTGATGCATTTTGAATTTCCTCCAGAAAGCTGTGTAATTCTTCCGCCTCCGATGCGAAACCGGATTTTGGAAAATTCATTATCAGCATCGTTACACAGAGTAGCAGAAGTGGGATTATCAACGGCCCTACGGCATGTAACCCAGACTGGTCGTACTTATTTCTGTAAATCATCTGATATAGAGTCCTGATATTATTTCCCTTTAATTCCACTTCAAGACAGCCGCTCCGTCAAGCCATGGCCTCCGGCCAGGAGATCACGGCTTATATAGCTTTACGGCTGTAACATACTGTCCGAATCCCAGCACAAGAACGGAATGCCTTGCCGTATCCACCCCACTGCTATTTCCGCAAGTGAGTATTTCGGGAACCACGCCTGTTTCAAGGACAGAGGCGGCAAAAGCAGTTGCCACTGCTGAAGCAGAAGCGAACTCGCCGGTGAATCGGCGGTAATGAATAATCGGCACATCTAATCGAGTATACGCTTTAAATTGTTCAAGCTGCTTTTCTCCTTCGCTTTTCATGGCCGCCGGAATACCTACCAGAATAAGGACACAACTGCGCTGCAATTCCGCGGCGCCGCCAAGAGAATCAAGCAAGGCAGTGATAACTCCAGCGGATTCAGAGCTTTGAAAAAACGGTAAGGAGATACAGCATTTGGCGTTGCGAATGTCCCTGTTGACATAAAATGCACCGCCGCCATCGGCAAGCGGCGATCCAGGAGAAATGGAAGGGTCAAGGAGGGGAGAAAAGGTATCGTGCCCCTCGTCCGCACTCAGAAGGATGCCGGGCTGAACCGGGCTGTTAAACTTAAGCTCTGCTGACAGCAAGGCCTGCTCAAAAGAAATATCACCGCCACTGGCGGTGATATTTGGCCCCGTTGCTCCGAACATGATTGCCACCTGACCGGCGGGTCCGTTATGAACCGAGCCCACGAAATCAGTGGGGCTTGAAAACTTTTCACCTGAGGCAGCGAGCCCGGAGAGAAAATCATGAGTTTCCGAAAGAGAACCCCAACCTGTACCCATAAAAACAGCACCTGGTTTCAGGAAATCCGGGCCGGCATCGTTATGGGCCATTACGGCAAGCGCCAGGGTCATGCGCGGCAAACGCTTGAGCCTGCGGATCAACTGCGGAGGAAGGTTTTCTGAAATTGTGTCAAGTCCCGCCATTCCGGCAGCTGAATCGCCGGCGTTGATCCGGCTCATGGTGGAACAGGTATCTCCGGCACCGCTCAGACAGGAATAGCCATGAATGGCCAAAACGGTCTCACTTTCCGCCACGGATACCTGTGAAAAAGAGCCGGGCCTTGCAATCACCAGCGACCCGTTATTGCCGCCAAAACCAAAAGAATTGGAGAGAACCGCCTTTATATTTTGCTCCAGGGGCTCAATCAGCGGGTTCAGGCCGAGCACAGGATCGATATTGTCCAAGCCGGTATTGGCCGGCAATACATTTTTCGCTATGGCGATAGCCGAAACAACCGCCTCTACAGCGCCGGATGCCGCCAGGCTGTGACCGGAAGCGCCTTTGATTGAAGAGAGTGGCGGCAAGACGGTAAAGAGTCGGCGCACGGCCTTGGATTCAGACAGATCGTTTCCCGGTGTTCCAGTGCCGTGAAGATTAATATAATCGATGTCTCCCGCCTGAATCCCGGCATCGGCCAGAGCTCCCTCCATTGCCGTAAAAGCACCCCGGCCCTCAGGGTGCGGAGCGGCAGGATGATAGGCATCGCAGGTAATCCCGGTTCCCAGCAGTTCGGCAATGGGATTTTCCGGTTGTACAGTGGTAAGGAGAAGCATGCCCGCACCTTCGGCAACCGCCATTCCCTGCCTGTCCCGATCAAGAGGCTTGCAGCCGTTTATATCGACCAGTTGCAGCGAGTGAAAGCCGAAATAGGTCAGACGGCTGAGAGAATCTACCCCCCCGACCAGAACCCTTTCCGCCCTGCCGCTGCGGAGCATGGCCAAGCCGGCGGAAATAGCCACGATTCCCGAAGAACATGCTGTGGAAACAGCGAGGACCGGTCCACTACATTGAAATTCCTGAGCAAGAGCGTGAGCGACGGTGCTTAATCCGTGATAGCGGTACAATGATTTATCATTTTGACAATCCCTCAGCAACTGCTCTGTGGTGGCTATACCGCCTGTAGTGGTGCCGATAACCACTGCATCGGGGGGAGCATTGGAGCCGGCCATGGCCTGGGTTGCGGCAAGGAGCGCCAGGTGGTGTGTTCGCGGCAGAGCGGACTGTTCCAGACCTTCAACCTGCCCAACCGGTAAATGACTGCCGTGCATCAGGGGAAATAAGGTCAGGGGTGTTATTGCCGAACGGTTCTTACGTAAGGTGTTTTCCGTTGCCGCTAATCCGCAGCCGAGTGAGCTGATGATACCTGCTCCGGCGACATACACTTTTCTATTTGTCAAGAAGCTACCTTGGTTCTATTTTCTTTTATATATTCGGCAAGATCTACCAGGGTTGAAAATACCTTTTCGCCGACTTCCTGGCTGTTGATGATAATCCCGTAGTCCTGTTCAACCATGACGACCATTTCCAAAACATCGATGGAGTCGATGCCAAGCTCACCGCCGACCAGTTGAGCGTTTTCATCAAATTTTTCAGGCGTTACGTCCTGCAGATTAAGGATATCTATGAGCTTGACCTTGAGTTCTTCAATAAGCTGTTGCATAAAGTTGTCATATTCACTGGTTGAGTTAATAATTGACGGCGTCGCATGGAGTAAAATGTTCAATCCCCCAAGTCATCGGAGTTGCTGAGATGGACTCTGCGACAAGCGCAGACTTCGAGAAAGGTTTATGACGTCCCGATGAAAAAAGCAGTTCCGGCCTGAGCCAGAAGATGCTCTGTTTCAGGGAGTAATCAGACTCAATAATCAAGCAGCAACACAGGAACTCATCTTATAAAACGAAGGATATTTTGTCATCAAATTTGGTGGCGATTTCGGAAATAATAAGGTATCAGTGTTGAACATAAGCTATGAATACTCCATCTCTCACCGATCTCAACCTCGAAGACCTGCTCCCGCATCGTGATACCATGATGCTTGTCAATGACGTTCTCGAGGTTGACAGCAAGCATGCTCTGACAATCTGCCATGTGCATACCTCCTGGCCGATGTCTGATGACAATGGAGTATCTTCTTTGATTTTAGTGGAGCTTGCAGCCCAGACCGCAGGAGTATGCAACGGCTGGGACAGAATACAGACCAAGGGAATTCAATCAGATCCGACCGGATGGCTTGTGGGTATTAAAAAAGCTGATTTTTTTATCGATTACCTGCCCTTTGGCGGCAGCATCATAAGCAGTGCTGAAAATATCAATATTTTTGATAACCTCCGGGAGGTTTTCTGTGAACAGCGATTGGATGATGTCCTGATCGGCAGAGTTACCCTCCAGCTTTTTCAACCATGACACAAGAAGAAAGAAGATGACGGATGTAAACGAACAGAAAATCGCCATAGTCACCGGGGGCAGCAAGGGCATAGGCAGAGCGATCTGCGTTGAACTGGCTCAGCATGGATTTTACCTGGTCGTCAATTATATCAGCGATCAGACGGGAGCTGAACAGACCCTGGAAAAAGTAGAACACCATGGAGGCCGGGGTGAAATTTTTCAATTCGATGTCAGGGACGGAGAGGCTACCGAAAAAGCCGTCGAAGACATAGCCTTACGTTTCGGCCGGATCGATGTCCTGATCAATAATGCCGGGATTATTGCCGACGGACTGTTTATGATGATGCCGCCGGATAAATGGCAGTCGGTCATCGATACTACCCTGAAGGGCTTCTATAATATGACACGGCCGGTTATCGAGAAAATGGTGCGCAGACGAAAAGGTGCCATTGTTTCCATTTCCTCTGCCAGTTCCCTTATGCCCAATCGAGGACAAGCCAATTATTCCGCTGCCAAGGCCGGCTTGAATGGCGCCAGCAGGGCCGTGGGCTCGGAGGTTGCCCGACTCGGCATCCGCGTGAATGTCGTCGCACCCGGGCTGATCGACACGGATATGATCCAGGCGGCCCCGAAAGAGCAGATCAAGGCAATGATCCCCATGGGCCGCATCGGCAGGCCCGACGAGGTTGCCAAGGTCGTGGGATTTCTTTGCTCGGATGAAGCCTCCTATGTAACCGGCCAGGTCATTTCAGTAAATGGCGGGATGTTATAAAAAAATTTAAGCCACCAGGATTGCCGTCAATCACTTCAAAACATCTTTCCTGTCCCTTTCCTCCTTATAATCAACCTATATGAAATTCAAACTTATCTATCCCAAATGGAACAAACTGGAGAGGCAGACGGAGTTTCATCTGCCCCCCCATGGTCCGGTCGTCTTTGCTGCAACTCTCCCGGACTACATCGATGTAGATTTCGTGGATGAGAATCTGGAAGACATCGATTTTGATGATCCCGTGGATTTCGTGGGCATTTCGATGATGCTCACGATCCAGGTCAGGAGAGGCTGGGAAATAGGCGATGTTTATCGAAAAAAAGGTATCAAGGTCATCTTTGGCGGAATTGCCGCCATGCTCCATGCCGAGGAGACCATGGCCCATGCCGATGCCGTCTTTCTCGGGGAGGCCGAAGGCAGGATGGAGCAGGTTTTTCAGGACTTCAGAGAGAATAAGCTGAAGCACCGCTATGATTTTATCGATCAACGGCCTGATATCGCCCTGGTTGGACCGGCGCGAAGAGATATCCTCAACCGCCGCCTTTACAATCATAAAGGTGTGCAGATGGTCGATCTGGTGCATGCCTCGCGTGGCTGCCGCTTTCACTGCTACCCTTGTGCGGTTTCCTATCTCGGCGGGAGGGTCTTCCGACCAAGGCCAATTGAAAAAGCAATAGCCGAAATGGCTGGAATCGACAATAACCGGCTGTTCATTGTTGATAACTCCCTGGCCCAGAATACCGAATGGGAAATGGAGCTGTTTCGGGAGATGATACCTTTGAAAAAGAAGTGGTGTTCTCATCCCATCGAGGACAAGCCGAAGGTGCTGGATCTCGCAGCCCGGGCTGGTGCCTGGTATGTGTACCAGGCAATCTTTGACACCTCGGATTACATAAAGGAAAGGGTCAAACGCTACCACGATCATGGAATCGGGGTGGAGGGCACAATATTATTGGGCCTGGATGATCATACGGAAGACTTCATCAAGCGCCTCATTGATTTCTTACTTGAGATCGAGCTGGACCTGGCCGAATTTACAGTCCTTACACCATTTCCCCACACCAAAGCCTATACCGAACTGAGTAAGGAAAACCGGATCATATCCAATGACTGGAATGATTTCTCCGCGGACCAGGTCGTTTTTCAGCCAAAGAATATGACTCCGGAAAAACTGCAGTCACTGCTCGACTACGCCTGGAACACCTTTTATCAGGATGAGCCGCAGCCAATAAAAATGGCCAGGCTGTTTAAAGAAGTGGTAAAAAAGGAAATGGCGGATAATTCGTACAGACCACGGGACAGGAACCTTGCCGGTCAATCTTTCGGCAGAACAGCGGTACGGGAAGATGATCACTGATTTTTCGACACACATACAGGAAGCCATTGCGGCTCTGCTGCACGGACCAAAATCTGCAGATAAAGAATTTGTCCGCGGCATCACTTTCGGCGAAGTATATGCCATGGCGGCAGGACTGCAGGCAGCCATGGCCGAGGCGACCGAGGAAACAGCTATCTGCCTGGCTACGGAAAACAAGGCGACCATAGCGGCGGCACTATTGGCTTCGCTTGCCAGCGGTCCGGCCTTCTTGCTGCCCTACGCCTTTTCGGCCAAGGCGCTCCTGCAACTGCAGAAAACCTGCGGCTTCACCACTGCTCTTGCCGATACGGCCGGCATTCCTGAAGGGATACGGATCCTTTGCCCGCTGCCGGGCGAATATGCCGGAACACCCCTCACCCCGCAGGCTTCACCACAGGCAGAACTGCTAAAAATCTTCACGGGAGGCTCCACCGGTACTCCGCGGGTCTGGTCCAAAACTGCAGAAAACATCTTCTCCGAAGGCTTTTTTCTGGCTGAAAAATATGATGTCAGCGAACACGACTGTATTCTCGCCACCATTCCGCCGCATCATATTTACGGTTTACTTTTCTCGGTAGTCCTTCCGCTTGTTTCAGCGGCGACCGTGATCAGCGAAACGCCGTCGTTTCCCAACGAAATCGTGGACGTAGCCGAAGATCATGGGGCAACTCTTCTGGCCGGGGTTCCTGCCCATTATCATGTATTGCGGGATAAAAAAATATCCCTGCGCCTTGCTTTTTCTTCCGCGGGCATGCTCGACAGAGAAGACAGCGAAGCCTTTTACCGGAAGAACGGCATAGGTGTGGAAGAAGTCTACGGCTCCACAGAGACAGGCGGGATCGCTACGCGAAACAGATCGACCGGCGCAGAATATTTTACTCCCTTTCCCACCATCGACTGGAAGATTGTGGGAGGTCGACTGGCTGTGCACTCACCTTATGTTTCACCGGATTTACCCGTCGACGAAGATGGTTATTTTATCGCAGGTGATCGGGTGGAATACAAAGGAATAAACCACTTTGCCTTGAAAGGACGGGCCGACAAAGTCACTAAAGTGGGCGGCAAGCGCGTCGATCTTGAAGAAATCAGTCTTTTAATCAAGAATGAAGCGGGAGTAACCGACTGTGTGGTCATAGCCCTCCCCGAATCAGGAGGCCGCGGAAACCGCATTGGCACCGTGATTCAGGGGGAATCGATCGATATCGACGTGATCCGGAAAAAGCTGACCGATTCACTTGAACCATATGCCCTGCCGCGCCTAATCAGAATCGTGAAACACATGCCGCTGAGCGCAAGTGGTAAATACGATTTCGACGCCATTGCCGGACTCCTTGGAAATGAATGATGGACTCGTAAAAACCTCGATCTACGTCGTTGTAGATCTGAAACGGCGATTTTCCGTACCACATGTACTGCCAAATCACCGTTTCAGATACTACGCCTAGTATATCAAGCTTTTTCCAGAGCCCATCTCGGCAACTTCGATGACTTTTTACAAGACTATCATGAATGACATTCTGCACAGCTTTGCCATTGGCTATGATTGCCTGTCTGCCTCTGCCGA
This window of the Desulfopila inferna genome carries:
- a CDS encoding outer membrane lipoprotein carrier protein LolA; this translates as MNFPKSGFASEAEELHSFLEEIQNASAQVHSFSSEFVQERRLALFSEPVIFHGSLNVVRPDRLRWEFTSPIPSVLIFNGDQGMRCNDKAAPVDFNLGSDPVMRTVAEQLWLWLGGDYSRLRDHYILEKKGTSLRITPKDEAVGEYIGTVTIAFNTISKQPEKVEIVEPGGDSTIISFHSYVLNGDTPDLLFNTCGNNE
- a CDS encoding beta-ketoacyl-[acyl-carrier-protein] synthase family protein codes for the protein MTNRKVYVAGAGIISSLGCGLAATENTLRKNRSAITPLTLFPLMHGSHLPVGQVEGLEQSALPRTHHLALLAATQAMAGSNAPPDAVVIGTTTGGIATTEQLLRDCQNDKSLYRYHGLSTVAHALAQEFQCSGPVLAVSTACSSGIVAISAGLAMLRSGRAERVLVGGVDSLSRLTYFGFHSLQLVDINGCKPLDRDRQGMAVAEGAGMLLLTTVQPENPIAELLGTGITCDAYHPAAPHPEGRGAFTAMEGALADAGIQAGDIDYINLHGTGTPGNDLSESKAVRRLFTVLPPLSSIKGASGHSLAASGAVEAVVSAIAIAKNVLPANTGLDNIDPVLGLNPLIEPLEQNIKAVLSNSFGFGGNNGSLVIARPGSFSQVSVAESETVLAIHGYSCLSGAGDTCSTMSRINAGDSAAGMAGLDTISENLPPQLIRRLKRLPRMTLALAVMAHNDAGPDFLKPGAVFMGTGWGSLSETHDFLSGLAASGEKFSSPTDFVGSVHNGPAGQVAIMFGATGPNITASGGDISFEQALLSAELKFNSPVQPGILLSADEGHDTFSPLLDPSISPGSPLADGGGAFYVNRDIRNAKCCISLPFFQSSESAGVITALLDSLGGAAELQRSCVLILVGIPAAMKSEGEKQLEQFKAYTRLDVPIIHYRRFTGEFASASAVATAFAASVLETGVVPEILTCGNSSGVDTARHSVLVLGFGQYVTAVKLYKP
- a CDS encoding class I adenylate-forming enzyme family protein; the encoded protein is MITDFSTHIQEAIAALLHGPKSADKEFVRGITFGEVYAMAAGLQAAMAEATEETAICLATENKATIAAALLASLASGPAFLLPYAFSAKALLQLQKTCGFTTALADTAGIPEGIRILCPLPGEYAGTPLTPQASPQAELLKIFTGGSTGTPRVWSKTAENIFSEGFFLAEKYDVSEHDCILATIPPHHIYGLLFSVVLPLVSAATVISETPSFPNEIVDVAEDHGATLLAGVPAHYHVLRDKKISLRLAFSSAGMLDREDSEAFYRKNGIGVEEVYGSTETGGIATRNRSTGAEYFTPFPTIDWKIVGGRLAVHSPYVSPDLPVDEDGYFIAGDRVEYKGINHFALKGRADKVTKVGGKRVDLEEISLLIKNEAGVTDCVVIALPESGGRGNRIGTVIQGESIDIDVIRKKLTDSLEPYALPRLIRIVKHMPLSASGKYDFDAIAGLLGNE
- the fabG gene encoding 3-oxoacyl-ACP reductase FabG, which produces MTDVNEQKIAIVTGGSKGIGRAICVELAQHGFYLVVNYISDQTGAEQTLEKVEHHGGRGEIFQFDVRDGEATEKAVEDIALRFGRIDVLINNAGIIADGLFMMMPPDKWQSVIDTTLKGFYNMTRPVIEKMVRRRKGAIVSISSASSLMPNRGQANYSAAKAGLNGASRAVGSEVARLGIRVNVVAPGLIDTDMIQAAPKEQIKAMIPMGRIGRPDEVAKVVGFLCSDEASYVTGQVISVNGGML
- a CDS encoding phosphopantetheine-binding protein — encoded protein: MQQLIEELKVKLIDILNLQDVTPEKFDENAQLVGGELGIDSIDVLEMVVMVEQDYGIIINSQEVGEKVFSTLVDLAEYIKENRTKVAS
- a CDS encoding B12-binding domain-containing radical SAM protein, whose translation is MKFKLIYPKWNKLERQTEFHLPPHGPVVFAATLPDYIDVDFVDENLEDIDFDDPVDFVGISMMLTIQVRRGWEIGDVYRKKGIKVIFGGIAAMLHAEETMAHADAVFLGEAEGRMEQVFQDFRENKLKHRYDFIDQRPDIALVGPARRDILNRRLYNHKGVQMVDLVHASRGCRFHCYPCAVSYLGGRVFRPRPIEKAIAEMAGIDNNRLFIVDNSLAQNTEWEMELFREMIPLKKKWCSHPIEDKPKVLDLAARAGAWYVYQAIFDTSDYIKERVKRYHDHGIGVEGTILLGLDDHTEDFIKRLIDFLLEIELDLAEFTVLTPFPHTKAYTELSKENRIISNDWNDFSADQVVFQPKNMTPEKLQSLLDYAWNTFYQDEPQPIKMARLFKEVVKKEMADNSYRPRDRNLAGQSFGRTAVREDDH